In Mycolicibacter virginiensis, the DNA window AATGCCCCCGTGAGCCGGCTATTTGCCGCGGACACGGCGGTTGTGCTTCTTGATCGCCGTGACCAGTTCGGATTTCCGCATCGTCGAGCGTCCATGAATGTCCAGCCGGCGGGCGACGTCCAGCAGATGCTGCTTGCTGGCGTTGGCATCGACGCCCTCCGCGGACGGTCCGGAGTTGTTCGGACCGCCGCCGGCCGCGCGCTTATCCGACGGGCCGCGCTTCTTTTTGGGCTCCCAGTGGTCCCCGACCTTCTCGAAACTGTGCTTGAGCGCGGCATAGGCAACCCGGTGCGCACGTTGCTCGCTGCCGTATTCCTTGGCGGCAGCATCGTGCGCTTTGGCGAAGGTGCGTTGCGCCTTGGCGCCGGAGCGCTGCAGCGTGCTGGGCAACTCGCCGCGTTTGGCGGTGCCGCTCTTCGTCGTCTTGGGCATGAGACCTCCAATCAGCGACTGCGATCGGGGTTGGTTACCCCATGAAACGGCTGAGCAACCATTTCTGTGGCGTCCACGTTTGTCGTTCCTCAGATCGGGCAACCCGGATACTCGTGAATGCCGAACGTTTCCGTCAATTGCTCACCGCCAGTGCCCCATTCACCTCGGTGTACTTCGAGGATTCACACGACACCGAGGACGCGGCCACCAAACTCGAACTGACCTGGCGCAAGATCAGCGAAGACCTCGCTCGTCAAGGCGTCGGCAAGCAGATCATCGGCGATGTCGAACGCGCGGTCATGGACTTGCGCCCCCCGGTCGGCAAGAGTGGTCGTGCGGTGATCGCCTGTCCTGACGGCGTGCTGCTCAACGAACATCTGCAGGCTCCCACCGCCACAACGGTTCGGGTGTCGCAGCTTCCCTACCTCATCCCGGTCTTCGAGCACGGCTTTGAGTACCCGGACTACGTGTTGGCCGAGGTTGACCAAACCGGAGCCGACATCACTGTCCATACCGGTGGAACGCTGCGCATGGAAACCGTTGACGGCGGGGGCTATCCGGTCCACAAGGCCGCCGGTGCCGAAACCCCGGGATACGGCGATCCGCAGCCGCACGCGCAGGAGGCCGCCCGCAAGAATGTCCGGGCCGTCGCCGCCCGGGTAGCCGAACTCGCCGAGGGGCCCGAACTCGTGTTCGTGGTCGGCGAGGTGCAAGCTCGCTCGGCGCTGTTGGAGGCTATGCCGAAGCGGATCGCAGGCCTGACCACAGAGTTGGCGATCGGGGCCCGACACAGTGGGCATGACCCGAGCGAGGTCCAAGACGCCATCGAAGCCGAATGCCTGCGGCGCCAACTCGCCGGCATCCAGGCCGCGGTAGAACGGTTCACCGCCGAATCGGGCCGAGGATCCGGCCTGGCAGCGCAAGGACTCCCGGCGATATGCGCCGGGCTGAGCCAAGGTGCGGTGGAGACGCTGATCCTCGGCGACATCGGCGATGCCACAGTGGTCGCCGACGCGGGGCTGACCGTCACCGCAGCGAACCCGGACATGCTCTCCGACTACGGTGCCGCACCGGCACATACGCTGCGTGCCGACGAGGCACTGCCCTGGGGGGCGATCGCGATCGGTGCGGATGTCGTGACGGCTGAGGTGGCGGTGGACCCGGCCGACGGCGTTGCGGCGGTGCTGCGCTACCCGCAGCCGGCGGCACCGGCCTGAGCGGTGCCGGTCACCATCCCGTCGGGTCGCTCTGTGCCGGGGCGTCCGAGACCGCTAAGGGCTGCTGTGTCGCCAGGTCGTCCTCGCTCAGGACAGCCAGTGGGCAGTGGCAGCGCGGCGTCAGCTCCGAGCCGACCGAGCCGAACAACAGATGCCGCAATCGCCAACGGCCGCTCGATCCGACGACAACCAGCTCGGCTTGCCGGGACAACTCCTCCAGCGCGTCAACCGGATCGGCAAACTCCACTTTGGTGTTCAGCTGCGCGGGCGCACCATCCGAAGCGCTGTGGGTGGCGACTCCCACGGCGTCATCGACGATCCGTTGGACACGCCGGTGCGGTAATTCATGTTGACCGAACACGATCCATCGGGCCATCAGAGGAGACAACTGGGTTGACGCCGCGTGCACCAGGGTCAGCGGTAGCGCCCGGCGTTCGGCCTCCTGGGCTCCCCACCGCACCGCGGCCCGCGATGCCGACGACCCATCGACACCGACAACGATCCCGGCACCCGCTGTATCCGAAGCCATGATGGGCGGAGGTTAGCCATCGTGCGCTGGTATCAAACCCCTCGGTGTGGTCAGGTGTCGTCGCTTCTGGCTTCGGCGCCGGTTTCGCCGACATCGAAGGCATCATCGGGGCTGGTACGCCCCACATAGGTACCGTCTTCGCCCTTGCCGGCCCGCGACCACGCCTGGTGGGCATCGGGTTCGACGTCCGCCTCGGCCTTCGGGCCTTTTCTTCCAGCCATCACCGGCATCCTTTCGTCGTCTTCGACGGGCTCAACGCGGCCGTCGCGCGGCCAGTACGCCGGCTCCGGCCACCCCCAGCGCGGTCGCGGCCCCGGCGACCAGCCCAGCGTGCCGGGCCGCCCAGATCTGCGGGCTGTGCGCGTGCGAGGAGTCGTCGAACGCCCCGCGCGCTCCGTGATCGCTGCCCGGCCGTTCGTCGAGCGGTTCCCACAGGTTGTACGGCTTGTCGCCGTCGACGCGCTCGCCGGTCTGCTGCGAGTCGTAGCCGGTGCGGGACAAGTAGCGATCGAGCAACGGTGCCGCGAACCGCTGAGCCAGCAGGGTGGCTACGGTGCTCTCGCCCACCCAGTACTGCTTGCGTCGGGGATGATCTGCGGCCCGTAGCACCGCCTTGGCCACCAACTGCGGCTGATAGATCGGCGGCACCGGCTGCGGGTGGCGGGGAAGCCGCGACAGCACCCAGGAGAACTGCGGCGTATTGACCGCCGGCATCTGAACGAGCGTGATGTTGACCTTCGAACCGTCATGCATCAGCTCACAACGCACCGATTCGGTGAAGCCGTTGACGGCGTGCTTCGCACCGCAGTACGCCGACTGCAACGGGATCGACCGCTCCCCCAGGGCCGAACCCACCTGCACAATCGTGCCGTGCTCGCGGGGCTTCATCCGGGCCAATGCCGCCATGGTGCCGTAGACGAAGCCGAGGTAGCAGACCTCGGTCACGCGTTTGAACTCCGCGGGACCGATCTCGGTGAACGGCGCGAAGACCGATGCGAAGGCGACGTTGATCCAGGTATCGATCGGCCCGAGTTCGGCCTCGACGCGATCGGCGGCGGCCGCCACCGCGTCGGGGTCGGCGACGTCGGTAGGAATCGGCAGGGCGGTGCCTCCGGCCTCTTCGACATCACGCGCCGCGCCGCGCAGGCCTGCTTCACCGCGCGCTAGCAGGGCGACATTGGCGCCGCGTTTGCCGTACAACTGTGCAACGGCCCGGCCGATCCCGGCGCTGGCTCCGGTGACGACGACGGTCTGGGTCATGTCTGGGCTCCCTTCTACGAGACGCTCTTGCCGGCAAGACGTTCGGCGAGCCGAGAAGCCAGCGCCATGATGGTCAGCGCCGGGTTGGCGGATCCCTGCGTCGGGCAGACCGAGCCGTCGGCGATGAACAGGTTGGGTACCCCCCACACCCGGTGGTCAGCATCAACGACCGAGTTCTCCGGCGCCGTGCCCATCCGGGCGCCGCCGATCAGATGGGCGTAACGCTGGATGGTCAATACGTCCTGGGCGCCGGCCGCGTGCAGGATGTCGGTGATCACCCGCGTCGAGTAGGCCATGTTCGCCTTGTCGTTGTCACAGCGGCTGTAGTCCATTCGGGCCACCGGGATCCCGTAGCCGTCGACTTCGTCGGCCAGGGTGATCCTGTTATCCGGGAGGGGAAGCAGTTCGTTGAGCACGCCGATCGTGCTCCAGTGGTTGTAGTCGCGCATATATTCGCGCATCGCTCGGCCCCAGTGCCCGTCGGCGAGTACGTGCTCGGACCAGCCGATCGGCAGCGGTGACACGGTCTGGATGGAGAACCCGCGGGCGAATCCCCGGGCGGTGTCGGTTTCGTAGAACTGCTCGCTGGTCACCTGCGGCGGCGGGGCCTTGTACATCCGCAGCTCCTCCGGCCATCGGCCCGCGGTCTGCGCAGCGCCTTGGACCATGACGTAGCGGCCGACCTGATCGGAGTTGTTCCCCAACCCATTCGGGAACCGCGTGCTGGTCGAGTTCAACAGCAGCCGTGGGGTTTCGATCGAGTAACCCGCGACCGCCACGACCTTTGCGCGCTGCAGGTGCTCGGCACCGTTGTTGTCGTAGTAGACGACGCCACGCGCCGCTCCGGTGCCATCGAGTTCTATGCGCGAGGCCATGCAGTCCGCACGGATCTCCACACCGTGTGCCAGCGCGTCGGGCAGGTGGGTGACGTACGGGCTGGCCTTGGCGTTGACCTTGCAGCCCTGCAGGCAGTAACCGCGGTAGATACAATGCGGGCGGTTTCCGAAGGTGCCGTTGACGATTCCGACCGGACCCACCCGCATCTCGATACCCAGATTGAGGGCGCCCTCCCACAGCTTGGACGCGGCACCGGAGATCGGGTGCGGCGACCATGGATAGCGGTGCGGATACCCCCATGGCCAGTTCTGTCCCGCGACCGGCAATTCCGCCTCGAGTACTTCGTAGTGACGACGGATGTCCTCGTAGACGATCGGCCAGTCCACCCCGACCCCGTCAAGGCTGAATGTCCGCAGATCGCTGGGATGAAAGCGTGGACAGTAACCGGCGTAGTGCACCATGGAACCACCGACGCCCCGGCCGGAGTTGTTCTTGCCCAACTCGATCGGATCGTCCCCGCCGATGATGCGCTTCTGCGTCCAGTACAGCGGATGCGATCCGGCTTCGTCGGAGACCCAGTCGGTGTCGGGATGCCAGAACGGTCCCGCCTCAATGATCACGGTGCGCCAGCCAGCCCGTGCCAGACGCTGCGCCAGCACTGATCCCCCGGCACCGGCCCCGATGACCACCAGGTCGACCTCGTCATCGATTGCATACCGGCGCATCGTCCTCTCGCCGGGCAGCTCCCGCGACTGCACATCCAGCAGGAACCGCGAGTCGTTGGCGGGTGGGCCCAGCGATCCCTTGAGCAGGCCGCGCCAGAAGTCGCCCACTACGAATCCTCTTCTTGCACCAGTTCCACCGGATCCTTGTCGATGGCACCGCGGGTTTCGAACGGCTCACGCACCGCCGCCGGACCGCTCGGACCGCCCAGTCGCATGAAACCGCGCGGGTAGGCCGGGCCGCCGAAGCCGATCTCGTTCCACGCCCAGGGATGGGAGTAGAACGCCGACAGGGTCATCCGCATACACACCGACCACGCCCGGGTCTCGTTGAGCTGTGACCAGGCACCGCCCTGCAATCGGCCGCGGGAGAACTGATCGACCAGAGCCAACTGGGTGGGAATCTCGGCTTGGGCGAACGACGCCTTGCCGTACCGCTGCCCGGCGGCCTCGTCCAAGCCACGCAACACCAGACGCCAGGTGTCGCGATCGTCGGGCATATCGGCGTACTGGTAGCCGTCGAGCTGACCGTCGGCCAGTTTGGCATCGACGAATTCGGCTACCGGAACCCGCGGTTCGGCGTCTTGTGCCAGCACGATGTCACAGAATGCCCGCAGGGTGGGCTCCTCGGCCGCGGTGAAGAACCGCAGCGGCCCGGGCGGCTCCAGCCGGACGAGCACCACCTGTCTGGTGGCCTCGTCCCAGCGGTCCCTGGACGCGAGCACGTCGAAGTCCGGGTAGCGCCCGATCATCTGCGGTGTGACGCCGCGGCGTTGCCGGGGCAGCCAGGACGGATGCGGTGGTTGACGATCGGCCCGTAGGTTCGGCAGGTGGTCGGGACGGGAGGTGTCGGCCATGGCTGCCGGCCCCTCAGTGTTCGCGGCGCAGCACCGCGGCCAGCAAGCCCATCCCGCCGACCATTGCCATCAGGCCGGGCGCTGCGATCGGCGGCCCCATCGGAACGTTGTAGGACGCCATCTTCCAGCCGCCGGGCTTACGAGACACCCCGCGAGCGTGCAGGTACTCCCCCAGCAGGCCGTTGGCGGCATACACCCCCGCGGTCAACGGCAGCCAGCGCTTGGCCCAACGGCGCGAGAACACCCCGCCGATCCCGGCGACCACCACCGGCGGCGTGACGAGGACCGGGCTCCACATCCACTTGTTGCCGAAGCCGGCCTTGTAGTGCTCGAGATAGATTTCGGCGGTCGTGACAATCGCGGCGAACGCCGTCATCGCCGATAGAGATCTTTCGAAGCGGCCATGCGCGACATTGCGGAACATCCGATCGACAATGTCACCGGCTTCACCGATCCACTCCGCGTGACTGCCCAGCCGCACACCGGATTCGCCGGTTTCCAGCAACATCATCTGCGCACCCCCGTTCGTTCGCCGATGTTCCGCCGAATCCCGGCAGTACCCCTCCGCCGCCGCGGTCAAACATGGCCCGGCTCCCGTGAGGATTGTCAGGTTTCGACCGCGGTCGAATGGGGAACTGATCGGGGTACAGATGAATGGAGGACGGATGCGATTCGGTGGATTGGCCGGGACCTTTGTGCTGATCTGGCTGCTGATCGGCGTCTTTGCGGCATGGCAGCGTGACTATTTCCACGGCAGTCAAACGAGTTGCGCAAATGCCGGGACCATCGCTGTCACCACATTGGCGGGCCCATTGAACTACCTCGGGTTCAACCCGGTTGTGTCCGATTGTCATTTACCGCAACCTTCTTCACTGGGTGCGGTCGGTTTGATTGTCTGAGAAGGGATTGGTGATGATTGCCCTCGGAGTGATCCTGCTTATTCTGGCGCTCATTTTCAAGATCAATATCCTCTGGACGATTGGCGTCATTCTGCTGGTCGTCGGTGCTGCGCTGTGGATTCTGGGCGCGGTCGGTCGTCCGGTCGCGGGTCGGCGTTACTGGTATTGATGCCAACCTGCGGGAAGCGCAAACAGTCGGACCGTGCCTCGCACAGTCGGGTTTGAGGTAGCACTGCGGCCGGTCCACGTTGGATGACAGGGGCACACTCGATGACTGTCGCCGCCGGCGCAGATCGCGGCTCCTTCAGGCATATTGCGCTGTTCTACCGCTCACCGCAGGAGTATGTCGATTACCTGGTGCCCTACGTCGCCGACGCCGTGGCCGCGGGCCTCCCGACCTTGGTGGCGGTACCAGAACCAAACCTCTCGCTACTCCGCAATGCGCTGCCCGCGGGCGCAGCCGGTTCGGCCAGCCTTTCCGATATGACCCAGGTCGGGCGCAACCCCGCACACATTCTGGGCGGAGTGCTGGGGGCTTTCGCCGCCCGACACCCGTCGGGACCGGTACGGATGATCGGCGAGCCGGTCTGGAGCGGCCGGTCCGAACTGGAGTATCCGGCATGCGTGCAGCATGAGGCTCTGGTCAATGAGGCGTTTATCGGCAGGGATATCACGATGCTGTGCCCTTATGACGCAACACATCTGAACTCCGAGATGCTCGTCGACGCCGAGATCACGCACCCCAGCCTGGGCCATTGCGGGCACCCGGAGCGGACCAGTTCCGGCTTCGCTCCCGACGTCGCTTGGGAGCGCTACAACGAGCCGCTGCCGCGCAGCACTTCGGCGGCAAGCTACACCCTGCACCGACTTACCGATCTGGCCGGCGCGCGTCAGTTCTCCGCCAAGTACGCCCGCTGGTTCGGCTTCACCGCGGCCGACGTCGCCGATCTGCAGTTGATCGTCAACGAGCTGGCATCCAACAGCCTGCAGCATGGCCGGGGCCCGTGCACTCTGCTGCTGTGGGCGGCGGATGATCAATTGATCTGTCAGGTGCGCGATGCCGGCCGCTTGACCGATCGGCTGGCCGGGCGGCGGCCGCTTATCAGCGACTACGACCACGGATGCGGACTGTTCGTGGTCAACGCAACCGCGGACCTGGTACGCATGCACACCGCGGCGAGCGGAACCACGGTGCAGGCGCATCTGCGGATGAGAAAGTCGGCGTGATGAGGGCGTATCGGGCGGACCGGTCTGGCGAATTCGGCCACATCGGTTGGGAATACCGCGATCCCGGGGAGTTCCTGTTTCGTGCTGCGGCATACGTCGCGGATGGACTGAACCTCGACCAACGCGTCGGCTATGTCGGCGCGGACGATCCCGCCACAATGCGGGCGGCCTTAGCTGCGGCCGGCCTCGGAAAGGACGCCCGCGAGGTACATGTCAAGACCGTGACGGAGCACTTCCTGTTCCAAGGTGAGGTCGTCGACGCCGAGCGTATGACCGAGCGCTACGCGGCGGCTGCGGTCGCTGCGGTCGCTGACGGGTACAGCGGATTACGTATCGTCATCGATGTCACGCCGGTGGTGCGCACGCCCGCACAGCGCGACGCGCAGGCGGCTCTGGAATTCCTCGGCGACCGCCGAATCGCCACCCTGCCGGTTGCGGTGATGTGCGGCTACAACGCCGCCGAACTCGGTGACGCCGCGGCCGGCTTGTTGTGCCTGCACCCGGCGGCCGGACCTAGTTCGGTGCCGTTTCAGCTGTATGCCCAGCCCGCCGGGCGCAACGCCATCGCACTGGCCGGCACACTCGACGCCGCTAGCGAGCCGCTGTTCCTGACCACCCTGCAGCGGGTCCTGCCGCTGCTGTCGCACGACACCCTCGAGATCGACGCGCGGGAACTGGAATTCGTCGGTCACCGGCAACTCTGCCTGCTCGACCGTTACTGCGCCGCCCACGGCCGAACCGCCTTATTGCGCAGCGACCGAGCAATCGTGCACCGGCTGGTCGACCTGCTGGAGTTCGGCAACGTTCGCATCGAGGAGACGGCGTGAGGCGTGCTGATCGGTTTCTGTCAGGCCGGCGAGGCCCGCTGCCGGAGAGAGCGGTGACGGCAGCGCGGCCCCGTCGACCCTGCGGTCACATCGTGCGCGGCTCAACGTATTTCGCTGCCACCTAAGTGGCGATGCGCGCGGCAGTCCCCGGTCTGCGTCGAACGCGCTCACGATGGCCGGATAGCTGTGAGCGACGCACGACTCACCGCCCGGCGGCGTCACGGAGGGGACCGCTGCGTCGGCCATACCCTCGTGGTACGCAGCCGCGTGGCCGACCGATGTCGGCGGCCGGACGGCAGCGAGACATCATGCGGTTCACAAGCGACGCCGCGCAAGGCGAGCTTCGGAGGGCGAGGCCGGGCGACGGGCATGTCGGTGGATACCGCGGTCCAGCACCCAGGCACTGCGGCGGTCAACAGGCGCAGCCATTCGGCGCGCACAACGCTCTCCGCCTCGTCGAGCACCTCCGCGGTCAAAGTGTCGGTGGTCATCGCGCACACCTCCTTCACCGGTTAGCAGGCCGCCGCCCGGCCTCTCGCAATCAGGCGTTAATGGCCCGTTCGCCGTGACTGCTGGCGATCTTGATCCGCCGGGGCTTCGCCTTCTCGGCGACCGGAATTGTCAGCCTCAGCACGCCGTCTTGATAACTGGCCTGGATCTGGCTCGCGTCCAGATTGTCGCCAAGGAACAGCTGGCGGCTGAACACACCGCGGGGCCGTTCCGCCGACACCATCTCGCGACTTTGATCCAGCCCCGGACGTTCGGCATGCACCGTCAGCACATTGCGTTCGACATCGAGATCCAGGGAATCCTCTGCCACCCCGGGCAGGTCGAACTCGACGATGAACTGGTCACCGTCACGCCAGGCATCCATCGGCATGACCGCCGGCCGCGCCGCGGTGCCCAGCACCTGCTGGGTCCAGCGGTCGAGATCACGGAACGGGTCGGTACGCATCAACATCATCTCCACCTCCTCGGTCTGCGGCAGATCATCTATGTCTGCCGACATAGATTTTTATATAGCACTGGTGGTAGGTTCACGCAAGAGGAGCACGAGGATTTTCCGACGAGTGGAAGCGACGCGCAGTGACCGACGAGATGAATGCCCGATCCGGGCTTGGGGTATACGGCATCTCGGTGGCAGCTGAGTTGTCCGGTATCGGTCCGCAGACCTTGCGGCTCTACGAGAGCCGCGGCCTGCTGACCCCGGCGCGCACCGCAGGCGGGACACGTCGCTACAGCGATGACGATCTTGCTCGGCTGCGACGGATCACCGAGCTGGTAAGCATCGGCATCAACGTCGCAGGCATCGGGCAGATCCTCGGCCTGGAAGCGCGCAACGCCCGATTGGAGTCCGACAACTGCAGACTGGAATCCGACAACACCCGGTTGCGATCGGACAACTCCCAACTGAAAACGGACTATGCACTGCTTGCCGCCCAACGCGCCGACCCGCCCTCAACGCGGAAACGAAAGGGGTCATGATGACCAACCCTGAACGGCTCCCGGCGACCGAAGCTGTTTCGGAGGCAGATCTCGCCGAACAACGGATCCCCGCAGACGAGAGCGCCGACGACGGGCTGGATCCGGCCGCCCTGGAAAACGCCGACGCCACCGAAGCCAACCCG includes these proteins:
- a CDS encoding ChaB family protein, yielding MPKTTKSGTAKRGELPSTLQRSGAKAQRTFAKAHDAAAKEYGSEQRAHRVAYAALKHSFEKVGDHWEPKKKRGPSDKRAAGGGPNNSGPSAEGVDANASKQHLLDVARRLDIHGRSTMRKSELVTAIKKHNRRVRGK
- a CDS encoding universal stress protein, with translation MASDTAGAGIVVGVDGSSASRAAVRWGAQEAERRALPLTLVHAASTQLSPLMARWIVFGQHELPHRRVQRIVDDAVGVATHSASDGAPAQLNTKVEFADPVDALEELSRQAELVVVGSSGRWRLRHLLFGSVGSELTPRCHCPLAVLSEDDLATQQPLAVSDAPAQSDPTGW
- a CDS encoding SDR family oxidoreductase, which translates into the protein MTQTVVVTGASAGIGRAVAQLYGKRGANVALLARGEAGLRGAARDVEEAGGTALPIPTDVADPDAVAAAADRVEAELGPIDTWINVAFASVFAPFTEIGPAEFKRVTEVCYLGFVYGTMAALARMKPREHGTIVQVGSALGERSIPLQSAYCGAKHAVNGFTESVRCELMHDGSKVNITLVQMPAVNTPQFSWVLSRLPRHPQPVPPIYQPQLVAKAVLRAADHPRRKQYWVGESTVATLLAQRFAAPLLDRYLSRTGYDSQQTGERVDGDKPYNLWEPLDERPGSDHGARGAFDDSSHAHSPQIWAARHAGLVAGAATALGVAGAGVLAARRPR
- a CDS encoding GMC family oxidoreductase, giving the protein MGDFWRGLLKGSLGPPANDSRFLLDVQSRELPGERTMRRYAIDDEVDLVVIGAGAGGSVLAQRLARAGWRTVIIEAGPFWHPDTDWVSDEAGSHPLYWTQKRIIGGDDPIELGKNNSGRGVGGSMVHYAGYCPRFHPSDLRTFSLDGVGVDWPIVYEDIRRHYEVLEAELPVAGQNWPWGYPHRYPWSPHPISGAASKLWEGALNLGIEMRVGPVGIVNGTFGNRPHCIYRGYCLQGCKVNAKASPYVTHLPDALAHGVEIRADCMASRIELDGTGAARGVVYYDNNGAEHLQRAKVVAVAGYSIETPRLLLNSTSTRFPNGLGNNSDQVGRYVMVQGAAQTAGRWPEELRMYKAPPPQVTSEQFYETDTARGFARGFSIQTVSPLPIGWSEHVLADGHWGRAMREYMRDYNHWSTIGVLNELLPLPDNRITLADEVDGYGIPVARMDYSRCDNDKANMAYSTRVITDILHAAGAQDVLTIQRYAHLIGGARMGTAPENSVVDADHRVWGVPNLFIADGSVCPTQGSANPALTIMALASRLAERLAGKSVS
- a CDS encoding gluconate 2-dehydrogenase subunit 3 family protein, yielding MADTSRPDHLPNLRADRQPPHPSWLPRQRRGVTPQMIGRYPDFDVLASRDRWDEATRQVVLVRLEPPGPLRFFTAAEEPTLRAFCDIVLAQDAEPRVPVAEFVDAKLADGQLDGYQYADMPDDRDTWRLVLRGLDEAAGQRYGKASFAQAEIPTQLALVDQFSRGRLQGGAWSQLNETRAWSVCMRMTLSAFYSHPWAWNEIGFGGPAYPRGFMRLGGPSGPAAVREPFETRGAIDKDPVELVQEEDS
- a CDS encoding DUF6131 family protein is translated as MIALGVILLILALIFKINILWTIGVILLVVGAALWILGAVGRPVAGRRYWY
- a CDS encoding sensor histidine kinase, with the protein product MTVAAGADRGSFRHIALFYRSPQEYVDYLVPYVADAVAAGLPTLVAVPEPNLSLLRNALPAGAAGSASLSDMTQVGRNPAHILGGVLGAFAARHPSGPVRMIGEPVWSGRSELEYPACVQHEALVNEAFIGRDITMLCPYDATHLNSEMLVDAEITHPSLGHCGHPERTSSGFAPDVAWERYNEPLPRSTSAASYTLHRLTDLAGARQFSAKYARWFGFTAADVADLQLIVNELASNSLQHGRGPCTLLLWAADDQLICQVRDAGRLTDRLAGRRPLISDYDHGCGLFVVNATADLVRMHTAASGTTVQAHLRMRKSA
- a CDS encoding MEDS domain-containing protein yields the protein MRAYRADRSGEFGHIGWEYRDPGEFLFRAAAYVADGLNLDQRVGYVGADDPATMRAALAAAGLGKDAREVHVKTVTEHFLFQGEVVDAERMTERYAAAAVAAVADGYSGLRIVIDVTPVVRTPAQRDAQAALEFLGDRRIATLPVAVMCGYNAAELGDAAAGLLCLHPAAGPSSVPFQLYAQPAGRNAIALAGTLDAASEPLFLTTLQRVLPLLSHDTLEIDARELEFVGHRQLCLLDRYCAAHGRTALLRSDRAIVHRLVDLLEFGNVRIEETA
- a CDS encoding Hsp20/alpha crystallin family protein, which codes for MMLMRTDPFRDLDRWTQQVLGTAARPAVMPMDAWRDGDQFIVEFDLPGVAEDSLDLDVERNVLTVHAERPGLDQSREMVSAERPRGVFSRQLFLGDNLDASQIQASYQDGVLRLTIPVAEKAKPRRIKIASSHGERAINA
- a CDS encoding MerR family transcriptional regulator, yielding MNARSGLGVYGISVAAELSGIGPQTLRLYESRGLLTPARTAGGTRRYSDDDLARLRRITELVSIGINVAGIGQILGLEARNARLESDNCRLESDNTRLRSDNSQLKTDYALLAAQRADPPSTRKRKGS